One genomic segment of Flavobacteriaceae bacterium includes these proteins:
- a CDS encoding UMP kinase — MQYKRILLKLSGEALMGDRQYGIDPDRLKKYAKEIKEIVHKGIEVAIVIGGGNIFRGVAGASNGTDRVQGDHMGMLATCINGLALQSALEEAQIYTRLQTAIEIKEMAEPYIRRKAIRHLEKGRVVIFGAGTGSPYFTTDTAAVLRAVEINADAILKGTRVDGIYNSDPEKNANAVKFENITFKDVIEKGLKVMDMTAFTLSEENKLPIIVFDMNKNGNLLKLISGEKIGTKVNI; from the coding sequence ATGCAGTATAAAAGAATACTTCTAAAATTAAGCGGTGAAGCTTTAATGGGAGACAGACAATACGGAATAGATCCTGACAGACTAAAAAAATATGCCAAAGAAATTAAAGAAATTGTACATAAAGGTATCGAAGTTGCTATTGTAATAGGTGGCGGAAATATTTTTAGAGGCGTTGCGGGCGCGAGTAATGGCACGGACAGGGTTCAAGGAGATCATATGGGAATGTTGGCTACTTGTATTAATGGGTTGGCTCTGCAAAGCGCCCTCGAAGAAGCCCAAATATATACTCGGCTACAAACTGCCATTGAAATTAAAGAAATGGCAGAACCATATATTAGAAGAAAAGCCATCAGACATTTGGAAAAAGGGAGAGTAGTTATTTTTGGAGCAGGAACAGGAAGTCCTTATTTTACAACCGATACCGCAGCAGTTTTAAGAGCTGTAGAAATTAATGCCGATGCTATTTTGAAAGGAACCAGAGTAGATGGTATTTATAACTCAGATCCGGAAAAGAATGCAAATGCTGTAAAATTTGAAAATATTACATTTAAAGATGTTATTGAAAAAGGGTTAAAAGTCATGGATATGACTGCTTTTACATTAAGTGAAGAAAACAAACTTCCCATCATTGTATTTGATATGAATAAAAACGGTAACCTTTTAAAATTAATATCCGGAGAAAAAATAGGAACTAAAGTAAATATATAG
- a CDS encoding NAAT family transporter, which translates to MIESIKQIFTVFMVLFAVIDIIGNIPIIIDLRKKVGHIQSGKASIIAGSIMILFLFLGQSLLTLIGIDVNSFAVAGSFILFFISLEMILGITLYKQEDSNAITASVFPLAFPLIAGPGSLTTLLSLRAEFEIRNIIIAIILNILFIYIVLKTSSKIERLIGPNGIKIIRKIFGVVLLAIAVKLFTTNMKGLL; encoded by the coding sequence ATGATAGAAAGTATTAAGCAGATTTTTACGGTATTTATGGTCTTGTTTGCAGTCATTGATATTATTGGCAATATTCCGATTATCATAGATTTACGGAAAAAGGTAGGGCATATTCAGTCAGGAAAAGCTTCCATTATTGCAGGGAGTATTATGATTCTTTTTCTTTTTTTAGGGCAAAGTTTATTAACTCTTATAGGGATAGATGTAAACTCTTTTGCAGTAGCCGGATCGTTTATTTTATTTTTTATTTCTTTGGAAATGATTTTGGGAATTACACTCTATAAACAAGAGGATTCAAATGCGATTACTGCTTCCGTTTTTCCTTTGGCATTTCCTTTAATTGCGGGTCCGGGGAGCTTGACAACGTTACTCTCTTTAAGAGCTGAGTTTGAAATTAGGAATATCATCATAGCAATTATATTAAATATACTTTTCATTTATATTGTACTTAAGACGTCTTCAAAAATCGAACGCCTTATTGGCCCTAACGGGATTAAAATTATTAGGAAAATTTTTGGTGTTGTACTATTAGCGATTGCAGTAAAATTATTTACGACAAACATGAAAGGATTACTATAA
- a CDS encoding ribosome recycling factor has protein sequence MNEEVKFIIEGAKEQMQNAIEHLIKELRSIRAGKASPAMLSNIMVDYYGSQTPLNQVANINTPDARTISIQPWEKQLLQEIEKAIMTANIGFNPMNNGENIVINVPPLTEERRKDLVKQVKAEAEHAKIGIRNVRKDANNDIKKIDISDDMKKNTEADIQTLTDDFVKKTNELSATKETEIMTV, from the coding sequence ATGAATGAAGAAGTAAAATTTATTATAGAAGGCGCAAAAGAACAAATGCAAAATGCCATTGAGCATTTAATTAAGGAATTGCGTTCTATTAGAGCGGGGAAAGCATCACCTGCTATGTTATCTAATATTATGGTTGATTATTATGGCTCTCAGACTCCACTAAATCAGGTAGCTAACATCAATACACCGGATGCCAGAACCATCAGTATCCAACCTTGGGAAAAGCAACTACTACAAGAAATTGAAAAAGCAATTATGACTGCTAACATTGGTTTTAATCCGATGAATAACGGTGAAAATATTGTCATCAATGTTCCTCCGTTAACCGAAGAGCGAAGAAAAGATTTGGTAAAACAAGTTAAAGCAGAGGCAGAACACGCCAAAATAGGTATTAGAAATGTGAGAAAAGATGCTAATAACGATATAAAAAAAATAGATATCTCTGACGATATGAAGAAAAATACCGAAGCGGATATTCAGACATTGACAGATGATTTTGTGAAAAAAACCAATGAGCTATCAGCGACTAAAGAAACTGAAATAATGACTGTGTAA
- the rpsB gene encoding 30S ribosomal protein S2, with protein sequence MANVDIKELLENGVHFGHLTRKWDPNMAPYIYTERNGVHIIDLYKTVAKIEEAVTALQKIANSGRKILFVATKKQAKDIVSEKANAVNMPYITERWPGGMLTNFVTIRKAVKKMASIERMKQDGSFDALSKREKLQINRQREKLEKNLGSISDMTRLPGAIFIVDIKKEHIAVTEAQKLNIPIFAMVDTNSDPRMVDFVIPANDDASKSIEKVLSFVTDAIAEGLANRKAEKNKATVKKTEKTEVTETVETTANPVEIKAEETPVEETKEGEK encoded by the coding sequence ATGGCAAACGTAGACATTAAAGAATTGCTTGAAAATGGAGTGCACTTTGGTCACTTAACAAGAAAGTGGGATCCAAATATGGCTCCTTATATTTATACGGAACGCAATGGTGTTCATATTATTGATCTGTATAAAACGGTTGCTAAAATAGAAGAAGCTGTTACGGCACTGCAAAAAATTGCAAATTCAGGAAGAAAAATTTTATTTGTGGCAACTAAAAAGCAAGCAAAAGACATTGTTTCGGAAAAAGCAAACGCTGTAAACATGCCATATATTACTGAAAGGTGGCCCGGAGGCATGTTAACAAACTTTGTTACCATTAGAAAAGCCGTAAAAAAAATGGCTTCCATTGAAAGAATGAAACAAGACGGGTCTTTTGATGCTTTATCTAAAAGAGAAAAACTACAAATCAATCGTCAGAGAGAAAAATTAGAAAAAAATTTAGGCTCTATTTCCGACATGACCCGTTTACCCGGAGCCATATTTATAGTAGATATTAAAAAAGAACATATTGCAGTTACAGAAGCTCAAAAATTAAATATTCCCATTTTTGCAATGGTAGATACCAATTCCGATCCAAGAATGGTAGATTTTGTAATCCCTGCAAATGATGACGCTTCCAAATCTATTGAGAAAGTACTAAGTTTTGTTACCGATGCCATTGCTGAAGGTTTAGCTAATAGAAAAGCCGAGAAAAACAAAGCAACAGTAAAAAAAACTGAAAAAACCGAAGTAACGGAAACCGTTGAAACTACTGCTAATCCGGTAGAAATAAAAGCAGAAGAAACTCCTGTGGAAGAAACAAAAGAAGGAGAAAAATAA
- the accC gene encoding acetyl-CoA carboxylase biotin carboxylase subunit → MFKKILIANRGEIALRILRTCKEMGIKTVAVYSTVDAESLHVKFADEAVCIGPAPGSESYLKMSNIIAAAEITNADAIHPGYGFLSENAKFSKLCEEHDIKFIGATGDMIDRMGDKASAKSTMIAAGVPCIPGSEGIIKDFSECEKLAVEAGYPVMLKATAGGGGKGMRAVWKAEDLQDAWDSARQEAKAAFGNDGMYLEKLIEEPRHIEIQIVGDAFGKACHLSERDCSVQRRHQKLTEETPSPFMTKKLRSDMGKAAVKAAEYIKYEGAGTVEFLVDKHRNFYFMEMNTRIQVEHPITEEVIDFDLIREQILVASGIPISGKNYIPKMHSIECRINAEDPFNGFRPSPGKISTLHLPGGHGVRVDTHVYSGYMIPPNYDSMIAKLIVTAQTRVEAINKMKRALDEFIIEGVKTTIPFHSQLMDHPNYISGNYTTKFMEDFEMKP, encoded by the coding sequence ATGTTTAAAAAAATATTAATAGCCAATAGAGGTGAAATCGCTTTACGAATACTTAGAACTTGTAAAGAGATGGGAATTAAAACAGTAGCAGTATATTCCACTGTTGATGCAGAGAGTTTACATGTTAAATTTGCTGATGAAGCCGTATGCATTGGCCCTGCTCCCGGTAGCGAATCGTATTTGAAAATGTCAAATATTATTGCAGCAGCCGAAATTACAAATGCCGATGCCATACATCCGGGATATGGTTTCCTATCGGAAAACGCTAAATTCTCGAAGCTATGTGAAGAACATGATATTAAGTTTATAGGGGCAACCGGAGATATGATAGACAGAATGGGTGACAAAGCCTCTGCAAAATCAACCATGATTGCTGCCGGTGTTCCCTGTATTCCGGGGTCTGAAGGAATTATAAAAGATTTTTCAGAATGTGAAAAATTGGCTGTTGAAGCAGGATATCCGGTGATGTTAAAAGCAACAGCCGGCGGTGGCGGAAAAGGAATGCGAGCCGTATGGAAAGCAGAAGATTTACAAGATGCCTGGGACTCTGCTCGCCAGGAAGCAAAAGCTGCTTTTGGAAATGACGGAATGTATTTGGAAAAATTAATTGAAGAACCCAGACATATTGAAATTCAAATTGTGGGCGACGCTTTTGGCAAAGCCTGCCATTTATCAGAAAGAGATTGTTCTGTCCAAAGGCGACATCAAAAACTCACCGAAGAAACCCCATCTCCTTTTATGACAAAAAAGTTGAGAAGCGATATGGGAAAAGCCGCAGTAAAAGCCGCAGAATATATTAAATACGAAGGTGCAGGAACGGTAGAATTCTTGGTAGATAAACATAGAAACTTCTACTTTATGGAAATGAATACCAGAATTCAGGTAGAACACCCTATTACTGAAGAAGTGATTGATTTTGACTTAATTAGAGAACAGATTTTAGTTGCTTCCGGTATTCCTATTTCCGGTAAAAATTATATCCCAAAAATGCATTCTATTGAATGTAGAATCAACGCAGAAGATCCTTTTAACGGGTTTAGGCCATCTCCGGGAAAAATATCTACCCTACACCTACCCGGAGGCCATGGAGTCAGAGTAGATACGCATGTTTATTCAGGATATATGATCCCTCCTAATTATGACTCCATGATTGCCAAACTGATCGTGACTGCTCAAACAAGAGTAGAGGCTATTAACAAAATGAAAAGAGCTTTAGATGAATTTATCATTGAAGGAGTTAAAACAACGATTCCTTTTCATAGCCAGTTAATGGATCACCCCAATTATATATCAGGAAATTACACTACAAAATTTATGGAAGATTTTGAAATGAAGCCCTAA
- the rpsI gene encoding 30S ribosomal protein S9: METVHKIGRRKTAVARVYLSKGKGNIIVNKRELANYFTTSTLQYKIKQPLLLTENLTSYDIKVNVYGGGLTGQAEAVRLAITRALVTINEEHKAILKPEGLLTRDPRMVERKKFGQKKARKKFQFSKR; the protein is encoded by the coding sequence ATGGAAACAGTTCACAAAATAGGCAGAAGAAAAACAGCAGTAGCGCGCGTTTACCTTTCCAAAGGTAAAGGAAACATCATCGTTAACAAAAGAGAATTAGCAAACTACTTTACAACTTCAACGCTGCAATACAAAATAAAACAACCTTTGCTATTAACAGAGAATTTAACCTCTTATGATATTAAAGTAAATGTTTATGGCGGCGGGCTCACCGGACAAGCCGAAGCAGTTCGCCTGGCAATTACCAGAGCCTTGGTAACAATTAATGAAGAACACAAAGCTATCTTAAAACCAGAAGGCCTTTTAACTCGTGATCCAAGAATGGTAGAACGTAAGAAATTTGGCCAAAAGAAAGCACGTAAAAAATTCCAGTTCTCAAAACGTTAA
- a CDS encoding elongation factor Ts, whose product MTKISAADVKNLREATGAGMMDCKKALVEAEGDFDKAIDILRKKGQKIAAKRADRVSIEGVAVTKISADNTVGVAIVLACETDFVGKNDSFKELAGKFADIALNCPDKESFLAADFDGMTVADKLIEQTGVIGEKLDITSFEKMEAPYVGSYTHIGKIAALVGISKAIDEAAVLTKDLAMQVASMGATTLSYKDFDPAYIAAETEARIAAIEKDNIELGRLGKALKNVPQYISMAQLTEEVLAKAEEKAKSELKAEGKPEQIWDRILPGKMERFISDNTTLDQEQCLLNQNFIKDEKKTVATYVKTYGDVSVVGFKRVTLG is encoded by the coding sequence ATGACAAAAATAAGTGCTGCCGACGTTAAAAATCTAAGAGAAGCAACCGGAGCAGGAATGATGGATTGTAAGAAAGCCTTGGTAGAAGCAGAAGGAGATTTTGACAAAGCAATAGATATTTTAAGAAAAAAAGGACAAAAAATTGCTGCAAAAAGAGCAGATAGAGTTTCAATCGAAGGTGTTGCCGTTACCAAAATAAGCGCGGATAATACTGTTGGAGTAGCCATTGTTTTAGCCTGTGAAACTGATTTCGTAGGTAAAAATGATTCTTTTAAAGAACTGGCGGGTAAATTTGCAGATATTGCTTTAAACTGTCCAGATAAAGAATCTTTCTTGGCTGCTGATTTTGACGGAATGACAGTTGCTGATAAATTGATAGAACAAACAGGTGTCATTGGAGAAAAATTAGACATCACCTCTTTTGAAAAAATGGAAGCACCCTATGTGGGCTCTTATACACATATTGGCAAAATCGCTGCACTGGTAGGAATATCCAAAGCCATTGACGAAGCGGCTGTTTTAACTAAAGATCTTGCCATGCAGGTAGCATCTATGGGAGCAACAACATTATCTTATAAAGATTTTGATCCTGCTTATATTGCAGCAGAAACCGAAGCCAGAATTGCAGCTATCGAAAAAGACAATATAGAGTTAGGCAGATTGGGAAAAGCCCTCAAAAATGTACCTCAATATATATCCATGGCTCAATTGACCGAAGAAGTTTTAGCGAAAGCTGAAGAAAAAGCAAAATCCGAATTAAAAGCCGAGGGAAAACCGGAACAAATCTGGGATAGAATTCTTCCGGGGAAAATGGAAAGATTTATTTCTGACAATACAACTCTGGATCAAGAACAATGTTTATTAAACCAAAATTTCATCAAAGATGAAAAGAAAACCGTTGCGACATATGTTAAAACATACGGAGATGTTTCAGTAGTTGGGTTTAAACGGGTTACCTTGGGTTAA
- a CDS encoding DUF3109 family protein, translating to MFQLEKTIISEAIIEKDFVCNLSACKGACCVEGEAGAPLEKQETKIFEKIYPKIKPFLRKESIDIIEKKGTWIKSVFSELETPLLNDAECVYVIFDDKNRALCAIEEAYNRGIINWKKPISCHLYPVRIKEYTEFSAVNYNKWHICDDACTLGKELQVPVYKFVKDALIRKFGESWYKKLEKVAKDI from the coding sequence ATGTTTCAATTAGAAAAAACAATTATCTCAGAAGCTATTATTGAGAAAGATTTTGTATGCAATTTATCAGCGTGCAAAGGCGCATGTTGTGTAGAGGGAGAAGCAGGAGCTCCTTTAGAAAAGCAAGAAACCAAAATCTTCGAAAAAATTTATCCGAAAATTAAACCCTTCCTCCGAAAAGAAAGTATTGACATTATAGAAAAAAAAGGAACATGGATAAAAAGCGTTTTTTCGGAATTAGAAACCCCTTTACTAAATGATGCGGAATGTGTATATGTTATTTTTGATGATAAAAATAGAGCCCTTTGTGCCATTGAAGAAGCATATAACAGAGGCATTATTAATTGGAAAAAACCCATCTCATGTCATTTATATCCTGTAAGAATCAAAGAATATACAGAATTTTCGGCTGTAAATTATAACAAATGGCATATATGTGATGATGCATGTACGCTGGGGAAAGAGCTTCAGGTACCTGTATATAAGTTTGTTAAAGACGCATTGATTAGGAAGTTCGGGGAATCCTGGTATAAAAAACTTGAAAAAGTAGCAAAAGATATATAA
- the rplM gene encoding 50S ribosomal protein L13, translating into MNTLSYKTVSANKATITKEWVIVDADGQTLGRLASKVAKLIRGKYKPNFTPHVDCGDNVVIINAEKINLTGKKWTDKLYIRHTGYPGGQRSLSAAEMFNKNPKKLVEKAVKGMLPKNKLGNALFRNLYVYEGTEYNQNTQDPKAINLNDLK; encoded by the coding sequence ATGAACACATTAAGTTACAAAACAGTGTCAGCAAACAAAGCCACGATTACAAAAGAGTGGGTTATTGTTGATGCGGACGGGCAAACATTGGGTCGTCTAGCTTCTAAAGTGGCAAAGCTAATTAGAGGTAAATACAAACCTAACTTTACTCCTCATGTAGATTGTGGAGATAATGTGGTTATTATCAATGCAGAAAAAATAAACCTAACGGGTAAAAAGTGGACAGATAAGTTATACATTCGTCACACAGGTTATCCGGGCGGGCAAAGATCATTAAGTGCTGCGGAAATGTTCAATAAAAATCCCAAAAAACTTGTTGAAAAAGCAGTAAAAGGGATGTTACCAAAAAATAAATTAGGTAACGCTTTATTTAGAAACTTATATGTATATGAAGGTACAGAGTATAATCAAAATACTCAAGATCCAAAAGCTATTAACCTTAACGATCTCAAGTAA
- a CDS encoding AsnC family transcriptional regulator, which yields MKIDGIDKIIINRLIEDARIPILSIAREVGVSGAAIHQRLRKLEVSKLIAGSQLILNPKVLGYTTTAFVGIFLESASMYSTAIKKLKNIPEVVESHYTTGNYAIFIKVLCKNNNDLMYLLNSDIQRIKGVVRTETFISLDQQIKRQIKI from the coding sequence ATAAAAATAGATGGTATAGATAAAATCATCATCAATAGATTAATTGAAGATGCCAGAATACCTATATTAAGTATTGCCAGAGAGGTCGGAGTATCAGGGGCAGCCATACATCAAAGATTGCGAAAATTAGAAGTTTCCAAGCTTATTGCAGGTTCTCAGTTGATACTGAACCCTAAAGTATTAGGGTATACAACAACAGCTTTCGTAGGAATTTTTTTAGAATCTGCAAGCATGTACTCCACTGCTATTAAAAAACTAAAAAATATTCCCGAAGTTGTAGAAAGTCACTATACTACAGGAAATTATGCTATATTTATAAAGGTTCTTTGTAAGAATAATAATGACCTCATGTACCTGTTAAACAGTGATATTCAAAGAATAAAAGGGGTTGTAAGAACAGAAACATTTATCTCTCTGGATCAACAAATAAAACGGCAAATCAAAATATAA